From a region of the Nonlabens sp. Hel1_33_55 genome:
- the rpmB gene encoding 50S ribosomal protein L28 has protein sequence MSRVCELTGKKAMSGNNVSFAMNKTRRKFNVNLFKKRFYLPTEDKWITLRVSAKALKNINKKGITAVVKEARANGILSK, from the coding sequence ATGTCACGAGTTTGTGAACTTACTGGTAAGAAAGCGATGAGTGGAAACAATGTTTCCTTCGCTATGAATAAGACGAGACGTAAATTTAACGTGAACCTTTTCAAAAAACGTTTTTACCTTCCAACAGAAGATAAGTGGATTACCTTGCGTGTATCTGCAAAAGCATTAAAGAACATCAATAAAAAAGGAATTACCGCTGTGGTAAAAGAAGCTCGTGCTAACGGGATTCTTTCCAAGTAA
- the rpmG gene encoding 50S ribosomal protein L33: MAKKGNRIQVILECTEHKATGEPGTSRYITTKNKKNTPDRLEIKKFNPILKKMTVHKEIK; this comes from the coding sequence ATGGCAAAGAAAGGCAATAGAATACAGGTAATTTTAGAATGTACCGAGCATAAAGCAACTGGTGAGCCAGGAACTTCTCGTTACATTACTACAAAGAATAAGAAGAATACTCCAGATCGTCTTGAAATCAAGAAATTCAACCCGATCTTGAAGAAGATGACTGTTCATAAAGAAATTAAATAA
- a CDS encoding DUF4295 domain-containing protein, translating to MAKKSVATLQTGSKRLTKAIKMVKSPKTGAYTFVSAIMAPELVSDFLEKK from the coding sequence ATGGCAAAGAAATCAGTAGCAACCCTACAAACTGGGTCAAAGAGATTAACAAAAGCCATTAAGATGGTTAAATCACCTAAAACAGGTGCATACACATTTGTGAGCGCTATCATGGCTCCGGAATTAGTAAGCGATTTCTTAGAAAAGAAATAA
- the ftsY gene encoding signal recognition particle-docking protein FtsY, protein MSFFKNIFNKEKKESLDKGLEKTKTNFLDKLGKAVAGKSKVDDDLLDDLEDVLVSSDLGVATTIKIIKRIEERVARDKYLGTEELNKIMREEIAGLMSEVNSGNATEFKIPKQDGPYVIMIVGVNGVGKTTTIGKLAHQFKKAGLKVVLGAGDTFRAAAVDQLQIWADRVGVDIVKQAMGSDPASVAFDTLQSAVAQNADVVLLDTAGRLHNKVNLMNELTKIKRVMDKVIPEAPHDVMLVLDGSTGQNAFEQAKQFTAATEVTSLAITKLDGTAKGGVVIGISDQLQIPVRYIGVGEGMEDLQVFNKIEFVDSFFN, encoded by the coding sequence ATGAGTTTTTTCAAGAATATATTCAATAAAGAGAAAAAGGAAAGCCTTGATAAAGGTCTAGAAAAGACCAAAACTAATTTTCTCGACAAGCTGGGTAAAGCCGTTGCGGGTAAATCAAAGGTGGACGATGATTTACTGGACGACTTGGAAGATGTACTGGTTTCCAGTGATCTAGGAGTAGCAACCACCATTAAGATTATTAAGCGCATTGAAGAACGCGTTGCAAGAGATAAATATTTAGGGACTGAAGAGCTCAATAAAATCATGCGAGAAGAAATCGCTGGATTGATGAGTGAGGTCAATAGCGGTAATGCCACCGAATTTAAAATACCAAAGCAAGATGGACCTTACGTGATTATGATCGTAGGTGTCAATGGAGTTGGCAAAACAACAACTATAGGTAAGCTGGCCCACCAATTTAAAAAAGCAGGCTTGAAAGTGGTATTAGGAGCTGGAGATACCTTTAGAGCTGCTGCGGTAGATCAGTTGCAAATCTGGGCAGATCGCGTAGGAGTTGATATTGTCAAACAAGCCATGGGAAGTGATCCTGCGAGTGTAGCGTTTGATACCTTACAAAGTGCTGTTGCTCAAAATGCAGATGTCGTATTGCTTGATACAGCTGGAAGATTACATAATAAGGTCAATTTGATGAACGAATTGACAAAGATAAAGCGCGTGATGGACAAAGTGATTCCTGAGGCGCCACATGATGTGATGTTAGTCTTGGATGGTTCTACTGGTCAAAATGCTTTTGAACAAGCAAAACAATTTACGGCCGCCACTGAAGTTACCTCACTAGCTATCACAAAATTGGACGGTACCGCAAAGGGTGGCGTGGTCATAGGTATTTCAGATCAGCTTCAGATTCCTGTTCGATATATTGGAGTAGGCGAAGGCATGGAAGATCTCCAGGTATTTAACAAGATAGAATTTGTAGATAGTTTCTTCAATTAG
- a CDS encoding amidase family protein, translated as MKKILFLFALTAIISSCKTPETTTSENPEQTNVAVESDSLQPLDLKVTDSKYITRDDVFAELKDEVLLFSENSPNGTRKAELLNELVQEKSIPQIQRAIYDGKFSYEDLALYYLNRIYKYDRNNDLSLNSVIALNPNVLDQARSADATLVTMKEYGETLDIYAITGMPILLKDNINTSDIPTTAGAAVLQGNQTDDAQLVKNLKNAGAIILGKANLSEWAYFFCGDCPSGYSAVGGQTLSPYKRLYFDTGGSSSGSGVSVAANFAVAAVGSETSGSILSPSSQNSVVGLKPTVGTISGEGVVPISCYLDTAGPMAKNVVDAAILINAMRGNEADVIEKNLIPKLNDYSLEGKRFGIFKRFMENPLYADAIATIRNQRAVIVELEEKDVELNGFLKLLNADMKQDLPVYFKTAGNDQYKDWNVARVMQENLKDSLKSMPYGQRLFQGIVDEPEMTEEEFATFKEGMTKTAQDYLNYYYSKYRLDGILSINNYTAGVAAVGFFPAMTVPMGYDEDGKPFGLTFIAPTNKDRELLGWAAAYERVSKKRKMPTDYQK; from the coding sequence ATGAAAAAAATCTTGTTCCTTTTTGCTTTAACTGCTATCATAAGTTCCTGCAAAACACCAGAAACTACAACATCAGAAAATCCTGAGCAAACAAATGTTGCTGTGGAATCGGATTCTTTACAGCCTTTGGATTTGAAAGTAACAGATTCAAAATATATCACTAGAGATGATGTGTTTGCAGAGCTTAAAGACGAGGTGTTATTATTCAGTGAGAATTCTCCAAATGGAACTCGCAAAGCAGAATTACTAAATGAATTGGTTCAGGAAAAAAGCATTCCTCAAATTCAACGAGCTATTTATGATGGTAAGTTCAGTTATGAAGATTTGGCGCTTTACTACTTGAATAGAATTTACAAGTATGATAGGAATAATGATCTGTCATTGAATTCGGTCATTGCGCTCAACCCTAATGTACTGGATCAAGCAAGATCTGCTGATGCGACATTGGTTACAATGAAAGAATACGGTGAGACTTTAGATATTTATGCTATAACTGGTATGCCTATTCTTTTAAAGGATAATATCAATACTAGCGATATACCAACTACAGCAGGTGCAGCTGTTTTACAGGGAAACCAAACAGATGATGCACAGCTGGTCAAAAACCTCAAAAATGCTGGAGCAATTATTTTGGGTAAAGCCAACTTGAGCGAATGGGCTTATTTTTTCTGTGGAGATTGTCCTAGCGGTTATAGCGCCGTTGGTGGACAGACATTGAGTCCCTATAAAAGATTATATTTTGATACCGGTGGATCCAGTAGCGGTAGCGGTGTCTCGGTAGCAGCAAACTTTGCTGTAGCTGCTGTAGGTTCAGAGACTAGTGGTTCAATTTTGTCACCATCTTCCCAAAACTCTGTTGTTGGTCTTAAACCTACAGTAGGAACAATTTCGGGTGAAGGAGTAGTTCCTATTTCGTGCTATCTAGATACTGCAGGACCTATGGCAAAGAATGTCGTTGATGCCGCTATCTTGATCAATGCTATGCGTGGTAACGAGGCCGATGTTATAGAGAAAAACCTGATTCCTAAACTCAACGATTATTCATTGGAAGGAAAACGCTTTGGGATTTTCAAGAGGTTTATGGAAAACCCATTATATGCTGATGCCATTGCGACAATTAGAAATCAGCGAGCTGTGATTGTAGAGTTAGAAGAGAAGGATGTAGAATTAAATGGTTTCCTTAAACTACTTAATGCAGACATGAAGCAGGATTTGCCTGTCTATTTCAAAACCGCAGGAAATGATCAGTACAAAGATTGGAATGTTGCCAGAGTAATGCAGGAGAATTTAAAGGACTCTTTAAAATCAATGCCTTACGGTCAGCGATTATTTCAAGGGATTGTCGACGAACCAGAAATGACCGAAGAAGAATTTGCTACTTTCAAAGAAGGAATGACCAAAACGGCTCAAGATTATCTGAATTATTATTATTCCAAATACCGATTAGATGGTATACTGTCCATTAACAACTACACAGCCGGTGTAGCGGCTGTTGGCTTCTTTCCAGCCATGACAGTTCCTATGGGTTATGATGAGGATGGCAAGCCATTTGGGTTAACTTTTATCGCACCTACAAATAAAGATCGCGAGCTATTAGGTTGGGCAGCAGCCTATGAGCGCGTAAGTAAGAAGCGTAAGATGCCGACTGATTATCAAAAGTAA
- the rimO gene encoding 30S ribosomal protein S12 methylthiotransferase RimO, translated as MRTKSRKKNRINVITLGCSKNVYDSEVLMGQLRASGKDVVYEEEGNIVVINTCGFIDNAKEESVNTILDFVDRKSRGEVDQVFVSGCLSERYKPDLQKEIPDVDQYFGTTELPSLLKALGADYKHELIGERVTTTPKNYAYFKIAEGCDRPCSFCAIPLMRGGHKSTPIENLVIEAEKLAAKGVKELILIAQDLTYYGLDLYKKRRLADLLKELAKVDGIEWIRMHYAFPTGFPVDVLDVMNEEPKVCNYLDIPLQHISTPVLKSMRRGTTFEKTNALLDRFRESVPQMAIRTTLIVGYPGETDEDFEILKQWVKDQRFERMGCFTYSHEENTHAYKLEDDVPAEVKQERANEIMEIQSQISWELNQQKIGQQFRVMIDRKRGNHFVGRTEFDSPDVDNEVLIDASEHYCSVGEFVMVEITDAEDFDLYAVPVA; from the coding sequence ATGAGAACAAAATCAAGAAAGAAAAATCGCATTAATGTCATCACTTTGGGCTGTTCCAAAAATGTGTATGATAGTGAAGTGTTGATGGGTCAGTTGAGAGCCAGTGGCAAGGATGTGGTATATGAGGAAGAAGGCAACATTGTCGTGATCAACACCTGTGGGTTTATCGATAATGCCAAAGAAGAATCTGTAAATACCATTCTTGATTTTGTAGACCGCAAGAGCCGTGGCGAGGTGGATCAGGTTTTTGTTTCTGGTTGTTTGTCAGAACGTTACAAGCCAGATTTGCAAAAGGAAATCCCAGATGTCGATCAGTATTTTGGGACTACAGAGCTTCCATCGTTGCTTAAAGCACTAGGAGCAGATTACAAACACGAACTCATAGGCGAGCGTGTGACTACGACTCCTAAAAATTACGCCTACTTCAAAATTGCCGAAGGTTGTGATCGCCCATGTTCCTTCTGTGCGATCCCACTTATGCGTGGTGGACACAAGAGTACGCCTATCGAAAACCTGGTTATTGAAGCTGAAAAGTTAGCTGCCAAAGGTGTCAAAGAATTAATTCTTATTGCTCAAGATTTGACCTATTATGGTCTGGACCTCTATAAGAAACGCAGGCTTGCAGACCTTTTAAAAGAACTTGCAAAAGTGGACGGCATCGAGTGGATTCGCATGCATTATGCCTTCCCAACTGGTTTCCCGGTGGACGTTCTGGACGTGATGAATGAGGAGCCTAAGGTCTGTAATTATTTGGACATCCCATTACAACATATTTCTACGCCCGTATTGAAGTCGATGCGACGCGGTACTACGTTTGAGAAAACAAATGCGTTGTTGGATCGCTTTCGCGAAAGCGTGCCACAAATGGCTATTAGAACAACTTTGATCGTTGGTTATCCTGGAGAAACGGATGAAGATTTTGAGATCCTGAAGCAATGGGTCAAAGATCAACGCTTTGAGCGTATGGGCTGTTTTACCTATAGCCACGAGGAGAATACGCATGCATACAAATTAGAAGACGATGTGCCTGCAGAAGTAAAACAGGAACGTGCCAATGAGATTATGGAAATCCAATCCCAAATCTCTTGGGAGCTGAACCAGCAAAAAATAGGGCAACAATTTAGAGTCATGATTGACCGTAAGCGTGGTAATCACTTTGTAGGTCGTACAGAATTTGACAGTCCTGATGTGGATAATGAAGTGCTCATCGATGCGAGCGAGCACTATTGTAGTGTTGGTGAGTTTGTGATGGTAGAAATCACAGATGCAGAAGATTTTGACCTCTACGCAGTACCGGTAGCTTAA
- a CDS encoding ABC transporter ATP-binding protein translates to MSENVIEVRDIVRNFKLGQEEVKVLKGIDLDIKRGDYVAFMGPSGSGKSTFMNLLGCLDTPTSGTYRLNGTDVSSLSDDQLADIRNTEIGFVFQTFNLLPRTTALDNVALPMIYAGMSKKDRNVRATEVLTSVGLADRMDHQPNQLSGGQRQRVAVGRALVNNPSIILADEPTGNLDSKTGIEIMALFDKIHADGNTVILVTHEEDIAEHAHRVIRLRDGVVESDVRNR, encoded by the coding sequence ATGAGTGAAAATGTCATCGAGGTGCGCGACATCGTGCGTAATTTCAAATTAGGTCAGGAAGAAGTAAAGGTTCTTAAGGGAATAGATCTTGACATTAAAAGAGGTGATTATGTAGCTTTTATGGGACCTTCAGGTTCTGGTAAATCTACCTTTATGAATTTGTTAGGTTGCTTAGACACACCTACTTCAGGTACCTATAGACTGAACGGTACTGACGTTTCCAGTTTGAGCGATGACCAACTCGCAGACATTAGAAATACCGAGATTGGCTTCGTTTTTCAAACCTTCAACCTACTTCCCAGAACTACAGCACTAGATAATGTAGCGCTGCCTATGATTTATGCAGGAATGTCTAAAAAAGATCGCAACGTTAGAGCTACTGAAGTTCTTACCAGCGTAGGCCTTGCAGATCGTATGGATCACCAACCAAATCAGCTATCTGGTGGACAACGCCAGCGTGTTGCTGTTGGTCGCGCGCTAGTCAACAATCCATCCATCATCCTAGCCGATGAGCCTACCGGTAACCTAGATTCCAAAACTGGTATAGAGATCATGGCACTTTTTGACAAGATCCACGCAGATGGTAATACTGTGATTCTTGTAACTCACGAGGAAGACATTGCAGAGCATGCACACCGTGTCATAAGACTGCGAGATGGTGTTGTGGAAAGTGATGTAAGGAATCGATAA